From Ananas comosus cultivar F153 linkage group 8, ASM154086v1, whole genome shotgun sequence, one genomic window encodes:
- the LOC109714645 gene encoding uncharacterized protein LOC109714645, with translation MIHEPSGGFLGQASDKAIHAKEILKLRERLYAIYVRHTHQPVHWIECFMERDTYMSPAEAKKFGLIDAVIQNCPIATDVSGGGGGCGDGKRETEEDAAGGGGGDSGSGEGKLFPVIKEKERIVCINGPIIDDTTSIVVLQLISLAKDRQSKPVHLLINSPGETPGEIISAGLVIYDTIQSIHIPVATLCLGQAGSMASLLATGTPGQRCALPNSRIMIHQPFGGFLGQASDIAIHAKEILKVRDYLYAIHTKHTHQPVHRIEQFMERDIFMSPEEAKKFGLIDEII, from the exons ATGATCCACGAGCCCTCCGGTGGGTTTCTGGGCCAGGCGTCTGACAAAGCGATTCATGCCAAAGAGATCCTCAAACTCCGCGAGCGCCTCTACGCCATCTACGTGAGGCACACGCACCAGCCCGTCCACTGGATCGAGTGCTTCATGGAGCGAGACACGTACATGTCTCCTGCGGAGGCCAAAAAGTTTGGCCTAATCGACGCAGTTATTCAGAACTGCCCTATCGCGACTGATGTTTctggcggaggaggcggctgCGGCGACGGGAAGCGTGAGACAGAGGAAGATGCTgctggcggaggaggcggcgacaGCGGCAGCGGCGAGGGGAAGC ttttccccGTTATTAAGGAGAAGGAGCGGATAGTGTGCATCAACGGTCCCATCATTGATGACACTACATCCATTGTGGTGTTGCAGCTCATCTCTCTCGCGAAAGATCGTCAGAGTAAACCAGTGCACCTGTTGATCAACTCCCCTGGGGAAACT CCTGGGGAAATTATCTCTGCGGGGCTCGTTATTTATGACACGATCCAGAGCATCCACATTCCTGTGGCAACGCTATGTCTCGGTCAGGCTGGATCCATGGCCTCACTCCTTGCCACGGGCACTCCCGGCCAACGCTGTGCCCTTCCTAACTCACGTATAATGATTCACCAGCCCTTCGGCGGCTTTCTAGGTCAGGCCTCTGACATAGCCATTCATGCCAAGGAGATCCTCAAAGTCCGCGACTACCTCTATGCCATCCACACGAAGCACACACACCAGCCCGTCCACCGGATTGAGCA GTTCATGGAGCGCGATATATTCATGTCGCCTGAGGAGGCTAAGAAGTTCGGCCTCATTGACGAGATTATTTAG
- the LOC109714566 gene encoding uncharacterized protein LOC109714566 has protein sequence MDVKGLTISHVKSHLQMYRSTRHDLGRQGMQESKYSSCKDNDVGGDAPDPSSKPTKEFLSQFMYSPPLPPLKRCWMETEAKSKSLGCCRTREGILCCGERGVSSLYCVADYTQQAMVVDKRIKEEGLLRYLQRDAVEAAGLLADANTSMFTSLGCMVEESEPFIKANKQNEQQLHTAATKNNGSEESYITTGSPLFRSGSFGTESVEEKAAKHGDCSLSLSLSLDPRSTSNASPASESSGVFFSSSRRSFSKCSDYNSGGGRRINLDLSMSICGS, from the exons ATGGATGTTAAAGGCCTTACCATATCTCATGTGAAAAGCCACCTCCAG ATGTACAGAAGCACGAGGCATGACCTGGGCAGGCAAG GAATGCAAGAGAGTAAGTACTCATCATGCAAAGACAATGATGTTGGTGGTGATGCTCCTGATCCCTCTTCAAAACCCACTAAGGAGTTCCTGTCCCAGTTCATGTACTCCCCCCCTCTCCCCCCACTTAAAAG GTGTTGGATGGAGACAGAAGCGAAGTCCAAAAGCTTGGGATGTTGCAGGACTAGAGAAGGAATATTGTGTTGTGGTGAGAGAGGGGTCTCCTCCCTGTACTGTGTTGCTGATTACACACAACAAGCCATGGTTGTGGACAAGAGAATAAAGGAGGAGGGACTGCTCAGGTATTTGCAGAGAGATGCTGTGGAGGCTGCTGGGCTTTTGGCAGATGCTAATACTTCCATGTTCACATCCTTGGGATGTATGGTTGAAGAATCTGAGCCTTTTATTAag GCCAACAAACAAAATGAACAGCAACTACATACAGCTGCTACAAAGAACAATGGCTCAGAAGAGAGCTACATTACTACTGGAAGCCCCCTCTTCAGATCAGGATCATTCGGCACCGAGTCCGTGGAGGAGAAGGCGGCGAAACACGGCGATTGTTCGCTCTCGCTGTCCTTGTCGTTAGATCCGAGGAGCACGAGCAACGCATCCCCGGCCAGCGAAAGCAGCGGCGTCTTCTTTTCGTCGTCGCGAAGGAGCTTCAGCAAATGCTCGGATTACAATTCCGGTGGCGGTCGAAGAATCAACTTGGATCTTTCCATGTCCATTTGTGGTTCTTAG